A section of the Campylobacter porcelli genome encodes:
- a CDS encoding DedA family protein, with protein MLETIVNYLVNLVADWGYVGIFLLMALESSFFPFPSEVVMIPAGYLVYTNQMNLYMVFASGALGSLAGAIFNYYLCYFFGRAFILKYGKYIGITDEKMAKFERFFNKYGEISTFNCRLIPGIRQYISLPAGLAKMNIFTFSIYTTLGAGIWVAILIAIGYYIGDQKELIKEYLLQITIYLLIAVAIITLIYLYIQKRRKK; from the coding sequence GTTAATTACTTAGTGAATTTAGTAGCTGATTGGGGCTATGTGGGCATATTTTTACTAATGGCTTTAGAGAGTAGCTTTTTTCCTTTTCCTAGTGAAGTAGTGATGATACCAGCTGGATATTTGGTATATACTAATCAGATGAATTTATATATGGTATTTGCATCTGGAGCATTAGGTAGCCTTGCTGGAGCGATATTTAACTACTATTTGTGCTACTTTTTTGGTAGAGCATTTATATTAAAATATGGCAAATATATAGGAATTACAGATGAGAAAATGGCTAAATTTGAGAGATTTTTTAATAAATATGGTGAAATTTCCACATTTAACTGCCGTTTAATTCCTGGCATTAGACAATATATCAGCTTGCCAGCAGGACTAGCTAAGATGAATATCTTTACTTTTAGCATTTATACCACGCTTGGAGCTGGAATTTGGGTAGCGATTTTAATTGCTATTGGGTATTATATTGGAGACCAAAAAGAGCTAATTAAAGAGTATTTACTCCAAATCACCATATATCTATTAATTGCTGTAGCCATCATCACGCTCATATATCTATACATACAAAAAAGACGCAAAAAATGA
- a CDS encoding DNA polymerase III subunit delta' yields MSLSSKIIISDNFESIKAEYSQLLKPEYLKIFEYENLLMEGAREIISQAYIAENQPKVLLIMANKYGIDPQNALLKILEEPPRNIIFVLVAPAKNIFLPTVCSRLGIENRVKLAKSEPTGINFSNLNLAYINDYVATQVALEKSDKLSKTQLLNLLKSIIIDAVKNGVKFSHEDYIYFNKLYRITDLNAKAQTTLLPLLLLIMQRIK; encoded by the coding sequence TTGAGTTTAAGTAGTAAAATTATTATTAGCGATAATTTTGAGAGTATTAAGGCTGAGTACTCGCAGCTATTAAAGCCTGAATATTTAAAGATTTTTGAGTATGAGAATTTGCTTATGGAAGGGGCTAGGGAGATAATATCTCAAGCATATATCGCAGAAAATCAGCCAAAAGTCTTGCTAATTATGGCTAATAAATATGGCATAGATCCGCAAAATGCTCTACTTAAAATTTTAGAAGAGCCACCAAGAAATATAATTTTTGTTTTGGTTGCACCAGCTAAGAATATATTTTTACCTACGGTTTGCTCTCGTTTAGGTATTGAAAATAGGGTGAAACTAGCAAAAAGTGAGCCAACTGGTATAAATTTCTCAAACTTAAATTTAGCTTATATTAACGATTATGTAGCTACTCAAGTGGCACTAGAAAAAAGCGATAAATTAAGCAAAACTCAACTTCTAAATTTACTTAAATCCATAATCATAGACGCAGTTAAAAATGGGGTTAAATTTAGCCATGAGGACTATATATATTTTAATAAACTTTATAGAATTACAGATCTAAATGCCAAGGCTCAAACCACGCTTTTACCACTACTTCTACTGATAATGCAAAGGATAAAATGA
- a CDS encoding bifunctional riboflavin kinase/FAD synthetase has product MLSYSTILKSSIKAIAIGNFDGIHKGHKELIKQLGKDGALVVVRSDKACLTPKDRHQEYSGVPCFYYDLKDISELRGDEFIEMLKRDFVNLSKIVVGYDFKFGKDRAWDKHDLKHLFSGEVVVVDEFCFDGLGVHSSAIKRFLRDGDIYRANRLLGREYSVVGMVIDGQGIGKKYLYPTLNLDITPYLVPKDGVYATRTKIEDNTYSSITFIGYRLSTDGEFAIENHILDKSIDNRPSSVRVCFVEWIRDNAKFDNLDDLKKQISKDIVIAQNVAKSCDLSIEEVSLHSRNLEGVYDER; this is encoded by the coding sequence ATATTGAGCTATTCTACTATTTTAAAAAGTAGCATAAAAGCCATAGCCATCGGCAATTTCGATGGAATTCACAAAGGTCATAAGGAGCTAATCAAGCAGCTTGGCAAAGATGGAGCTTTGGTAGTAGTGCGAAGCGATAAGGCTTGTTTAACTCCTAAAGATAGACACCAAGAGTATAGCGGTGTGCCATGTTTTTACTATGATTTAAAGGATATTTCTGAGCTTAGAGGCGATGAGTTTATAGAAATGCTTAAGAGGGATTTTGTAAATTTAAGCAAGATTGTTGTCGGATATGATTTTAAATTTGGCAAAGATAGAGCCTGGGATAAACATGATTTAAAACATCTATTTAGCGGTGAAGTGGTTGTGGTAGATGAGTTTTGCTTTGATGGTCTTGGGGTGCATAGCTCAGCTATAAAAAGATTTTTGCGTGATGGTGATATATATAGGGCTAATCGGCTTTTAGGGCGTGAGTATAGCGTTGTTGGTATGGTTATAGATGGGCAAGGAATTGGTAAAAAATATCTATATCCAACCCTAAATTTGGATATAACCCCATATCTAGTGCCTAAAGATGGAGTATATGCTACAAGGACAAAGATAGAGGATAATACCTATAGCTCTATCACATTTATTGGCTATAGGCTTAGCACTGATGGGGAGTTTGCTATTGAAAATCATATATTAGATAAAAGCATTGATAATAGACCAAGTAGTGTGCGAGTTTGCTTTGTTGAGTGGATTAGGGATAATGCTAAATTTGATAATCTAGATGATTTAAAAAAGCAAATTTCAAAAGATATAGTAATAGCACAAAATGTGGCAAAAAGCTGTGATTTAAGCATTGAAGAGGTTAGTTTGCACTCTAGAAATTTAGAAGGGGTTTATGATGAGAGATGA
- a CDS encoding HobA family DNA replication regulator, with product MDLIKWSLDAIRSSSKELSWMEERRLEWAPLLASRLRYLIDGAPFIIICDEDREWFESYFLRSINRKGSHRPILPFISLKSLYPRLNDINSKEEISLLDDTLSISFPNGFVYFYIGKSSSKLCAIAKNRTSSYMWLFDEQAENSFYLSSTDENLDFKLLSMFRLFDRTIDAVLFGRVEL from the coding sequence ATGGATCTTATCAAATGGAGCTTGGATGCTATAAGGAGTTCAAGCAAGGAGCTTAGCTGGATGGAGGAGAGGCGTCTAGAGTGGGCGCCGCTACTTGCCTCAAGGCTTAGATACCTTATCGATGGTGCGCCATTTATAATTATATGCGATGAGGATAGGGAGTGGTTTGAGAGCTATTTTTTACGCAGTATTAACCGCAAAGGCTCGCATAGACCTATATTGCCATTTATTTCGCTTAAGTCCTTATATCCAAGATTAAATGATATAAATTCCAAAGAAGAGATAAGTTTGCTTGATGATACGCTTAGTATCTCTTTTCCAAATGGATTTGTATATTTTTATATCGGTAAAAGTAGCTCAAAGCTATGCGCAATAGCCAAAAATCGCACTAGTAGCTATATGTGGCTATTTGATGAACAAGCTGAAAATAGCTTCTATCTTAGCTCTACAGATGAGAATTTGGATTTTAAGCTTTTATCTATGTTTAGATTGTTTGATAGAACTATAGATGCGGTGCTATTTGGTCGGGTTGAGCTTTGA
- the fliP gene encoding flagellar type III secretion system pore protein FliP (The bacterial flagellar biogenesis protein FliP forms a type III secretion system (T3SS)-type pore required for flagellar assembly.) yields the protein MALIFLFFASGFGADTVTVPTINLSLSAPDTPQQLVTSLNVLVVLTLLALAPSLIFVVTSFLRLVIVFSFLRQAMGTQQMPPTNVLISLALILTFFIMEPVAKQSYEQGIKPYLDEQIGYQEAFDKGAKPFKEFMIRNTREKDLALFYRIRQLPNPATIDDVPLTIAAPAFIISELKTAFEIGFLLYLPFLVIDMVVSSVLMAMGMMMLPPVMISLPFKLLIFVLVDGWNLLVGNLVQSFK from the coding sequence TTGGCTTTAATATTTCTGTTTTTTGCTTCTGGATTTGGCGCTGATACGGTAACCGTGCCTACTATAAATCTTAGCCTAAGCGCACCAGATACCCCACAGCAGTTAGTTACTAGTTTAAATGTTTTAGTAGTTTTAACTCTTTTAGCTCTTGCTCCATCTTTGATATTTGTAGTTACTAGCTTTTTAAGATTAGTTATAGTGTTTTCATTTTTGCGTCAAGCTATGGGTACTCAGCAGATGCCACCTACAAATGTGCTTATATCTCTAGCTTTGATACTTACATTTTTCATTATGGAGCCAGTGGCTAAGCAGAGTTATGAGCAGGGTATAAAGCCATATTTGGATGAGCAAATTGGTTATCAAGAGGCTTTTGATAAAGGTGCAAAGCCATTTAAAGAATTTATGATACGAAATACTAGAGAAAAGGATTTGGCACTATTTTATCGTATTCGTCAGCTACCAAATCCGGCAACTATAGATGATGTGCCACTGACTATAGCGGCTCCAGCTTTTATAATTAGTGAGCTTAAAACTGCATTTGAGATAGGCTTTTTGCTATATTTGCCATTTTTGGTAATTGATATGGTTGTAAGCTCGGTTTTGATGGCTATGGGTATGATGATGTTGCCACCTGTTATGATATCGCTGCCATTTAAATTGCTTATTTTTGTCCTTGTTGATGGTTGGAATTTATTAGTTGGTAATTTAGTCCAAAGCTTTAAGTAG
- a CDS encoding RNA pyrophosphohydrolase yields MDKGKRYRPNVAAIILSPSYPLECKVFIAQRYDISGAWQFPQGGIDEGESPKEALFRELEEEIGTSEVEILCEHPKWLEYDFPENIAKKMAPYDGQIQRYFLVRLKPNAKIDLATKHPEFDDYCFMPVNDVLSKVNHFKKGAYAKVLKYFKDEGFI; encoded by the coding sequence ATGGATAAAGGCAAGAGGTATCGTCCAAATGTAGCGGCGATTATTTTATCTCCATCTTATCCTTTAGAGTGTAAAGTATTCATCGCTCAACGATATGATATTAGTGGAGCTTGGCAGTTTCCACAAGGTGGGATAGATGAAGGCGAATCACCCAAAGAGGCTCTTTTTAGAGAGCTTGAAGAGGAGATAGGGACAAGCGAAGTAGAGATTTTATGCGAGCACCCTAAGTGGCTTGAGTATGATTTTCCTGAAAATATCGCTAAGAAAATGGCGCCATATGATGGACAAATTCAAAGATATTTTTTGGTTAGATTAAAGCCAAATGCAAAGATTGATCTAGCGACAAAACACCCTGAATTTGATGATTACTGCTTTATGCCTGTAAATGATGTATTAAGCAAGGTTAATCACTTCAAAAAGGGTGCGTATGCTAAAGTGCTTAAATATTTTAAAGATGAAGGATTCATATAA
- the folP gene encoding dihydropteroate synthase, translated as MRAYKLNIDSDFDQICNFIAPHKSGAKIMRKKANLNFILIKDIKAVAVNILKQDALSIGAELVSSHGAIFGGEKLENALLIINDKQAQILAKKELSQDFGLKKLAYFLSNSFQKPKKCEIMAVLNFNNDSFNPASRVGADEAVLRMESLIDLGVDYIDIGMVSSRPGSEYIGAKAEFERVKPVVDLIYTNKLYEKVEFSLDSFDPFCLEYALNHGFGFVNDISADTNLAFLAGKYGAKYCLMHKNGDTKTMQINVKNSDILEIISEFFTQKLEKIKESKAKQIYLDVGIGFGKTARDNMALIKHLEHFLFFGYPLLVGASRKSMIDYYNPSSVDERLAGSLYLHQKAIENGASIIRTHDPKEHIQMLNLHNAYKDLEIV; from the coding sequence ATGAGAGCTTATAAGTTAAATATCGATAGTGATTTTGACCAAATTTGCAATTTTATAGCTCCGCATAAAAGTGGGGCAAAAATTATGAGAAAAAAGGCAAATTTAAATTTTATTTTAATTAAAGATATAAAGGCTGTGGCGGTTAATATCTTAAAGCAAGATGCCCTTAGTATCGGTGCTGAGCTAGTGAGTTCGCATGGTGCAATTTTTGGTGGGGAGAAGCTAGAAAATGCACTTTTAATAATAAATGATAAACAAGCTCAAATCCTAGCTAAAAAGGAGTTATCTCAAGATTTTGGTCTTAAAAAATTGGCTTATTTTTTATCAAATTCATTCCAAAAGCCAAAAAAATGCGAGATAATGGCGGTTTTAAATTTCAATAACGATAGCTTTAATCCAGCAAGTAGAGTTGGCGCTGATGAGGCGGTTTTGCGTATGGAGAGTTTGATTGATTTGGGTGTGGATTATATAGATATTGGTATGGTTAGCTCACGGCCAGGAAGCGAATATATCGGTGCTAAAGCGGAATTTGAAAGGGTAAAGCCAGTTGTAGATCTAATCTATACTAATAAGCTTTATGAGAAAGTTGAGTTTAGCCTTGATAGTTTTGATCCATTTTGTTTGGAGTATGCTTTGAATCATGGATTTGGCTTTGTAAATGATATAAGTGCGGATACAAATTTGGCTTTTTTAGCTGGTAAATATGGAGCAAAATATTGTCTAATGCATAAAAATGGCGATACAAAAACTATGCAAATTAATGTAAAAAATAGCGATATTTTAGAGATTATAAGTGAGTTTTTTACTCAAAAATTAGAAAAAATAAAAGAGTCTAAAGCTAAGCAAATTTATCTTGATGTGGGTATAGGATTTGGCAAAACCGCCCGTGATAATATGGCTTTGATTAAGCATTTAGAGCACTTTTTATTCTTTGGTTATCCGCTTTTAGTAGGAGCTAGTAGAAAATCTATGATAGATTACTATAATCCAAGTAGCGTAGATGAGCGTTTAGCTGGGAGCTTGTATCTACATCAAAAAGCTATAGAAAATGGTGCTAGTATCATTAGGACGCACGATCCTAAGGAGCATATTCAGATGCTAAATTTACATAATGCGTATAAGGATTTAGAAATAGTATGA
- a CDS encoding aspartate kinase, translating to MLIVQKYGGTSVGNLERIEEVAKRVIATKDAGNDVVVVVSAMSGVTNQLIEYAEHFSKIQPQSADMDMLLSSGERVTSSLLSIALNSKGYKAVAFSGDMAGIITNSDFTKARIIDIDGKKMKEALKEGNIVVVAGFQGVTKDGDVTTLGRGGSDLSAVAVAGALKADLCEIYTDVDGVYTTDPRIEPKARKLEKISYDEMLELASMGAKVLQNRSVELAKKLKVNLVTRSSFNNNEGTLITGEANMEISGMEQALISGIALDKNQARVTMRGVVDKPGVAASIFKKLADKNINVDMIIQNTSHEDGTTSLGFTVPQNEMEAARNVVDDGSAKSIEIDSEVVKVSVVGVGMKSHSGVASMAFSVLANEGINIQMISTSEIKISMIVAEKYGELAVRALHKAYELEK from the coding sequence ATGCTAATAGTGCAAAAGTATGGCGGGACAAGCGTTGGAAATTTAGAAAGAATAGAAGAGGTTGCTAAAAGAGTAATTGCTACTAAAGATGCTGGTAATGATGTAGTAGTCGTGGTTTCTGCTATGAGTGGGGTAACAAATCAGCTAATAGAATATGCTGAGCACTTTAGCAAAATTCAGCCACAAAGTGCAGATATGGATATGCTCCTTAGCTCTGGCGAGAGAGTTACAAGCTCACTTTTATCAATTGCTTTAAATTCAAAAGGATATAAGGCTGTGGCATTTAGTGGAGATATGGCTGGGATTATAACAAATAGCGATTTTACCAAGGCTAGAATTATCGATATAGATGGCAAAAAGATGAAAGAAGCGCTAAAAGAAGGCAATATAGTCGTAGTAGCTGGATTTCAAGGGGTAACAAAAGATGGAGATGTAACAACTCTAGGTCGTGGCGGAAGCGATCTAAGTGCTGTGGCTGTAGCAGGAGCTCTAAAGGCTGATTTGTGTGAGATTTACACAGATGTAGATGGGGTATATACTACAGATCCAAGGATAGAGCCTAAGGCTAGAAAGCTTGAGAAAATTAGCTATGATGAGATGCTAGAGCTAGCTAGTATGGGGGCAAAGGTACTACAAAATAGAAGTGTAGAGTTAGCCAAAAAATTAAAGGTAAATTTAGTCACTAGAAGTAGCTTTAACAATAATGAAGGAACACTAATCACAGGAGAGGCAAACATGGAAATATCAGGAATGGAGCAAGCATTAATAAGCGGTATAGCGCTAGATAAAAATCAAGCAAGAGTAACGATGAGGGGTGTTGTAGATAAGCCAGGAGTTGCAGCTAGTATATTTAAAAAATTAGCTGATAAAAATATAAATGTAGATATGATTATTCAAAATACAAGCCACGAAGATGGCACTACAAGCCTTGGCTTTACCGTTCCTCAAAATGAGATGGAGGCGGCTAGAAATGTAGTTGATGATGGTAGTGCAAAATCCATTGAGATAGATAGCGAAGTAGTCAAAGTAAGCGTAGTTGGTGTGGGTATGAAGAGTCATAGCGGTGTAGCATCTATGGCATTTTCTGTATTGGCAAATGAGGGGATTAATATCCAGATGATCTCTACTAGCGAGATTAAAATTTCGATGATTGTAGCAGAAAAATATGGCGAATTAGCCGTTAGAGCGCTTCATAAAGCTTATGAGTTAGAGAAGTAA
- a CDS encoding AEC family transporter has product MIIYPLFSMFILLFSGYVAKRLRIISPNKAIVFLDFVLWFALPSLIFDKVYHLVVDLNLISMVLVGLISSVVAAFVAVAIGYGLKFSNATLASIALLSMFGNTLFIGIPIVQGLYGEGALSIVILYDQVVTALPISIFGPLILGFGTSKKSSIIQNSLKIIKFPPFIALALAVILKNFTLPEIIFEPLKMLSSSMVPVALFAVGLRLGFNSIKSSYKACSVVILAKMILAPIIFLLIAKIFGIELSKEWVIGLIEVATPPMVLASAMILKANLDSNLAISSVAIGMITIFITMPILYFIAT; this is encoded by the coding sequence ATGATAATATATCCCCTATTTTCAATGTTTATACTGCTATTTAGCGGATATGTAGCAAAGAGATTAAGAATCATCTCGCCAAATAAAGCTATAGTATTTTTGGATTTTGTTTTATGGTTTGCCTTGCCATCATTGATTTTTGATAAAGTATATCATTTAGTTGTAGATTTAAATTTAATTAGTATGGTGCTTGTGGGGCTTATCTCATCAGTAGTAGCTGCTTTTGTAGCTGTAGCAATAGGCTATGGGCTTAAATTTTCAAATGCGACTTTAGCTAGTATAGCACTCCTTAGCATGTTTGGCAATACTCTATTTATAGGCATTCCTATAGTTCAAGGATTGTATGGTGAGGGTGCTTTGAGTATAGTTATTTTATATGATCAAGTAGTTACAGCTTTGCCTATTAGTATCTTTGGGCCATTGATACTAGGATTTGGAACTTCAAAGAAAAGCTCAATAATCCAAAATAGTCTTAAAATTATCAAATTTCCCCCATTTATTGCACTAGCTCTAGCTGTAATACTTAAAAATTTTACCCTACCTGAGATTATATTTGAGCCTTTAAAAATGCTATCTAGTAGTATGGTACCAGTGGCTCTATTTGCCGTTGGGTTAAGGCTTGGGTTTAATAGCATTAAAAGCTCTTATAAGGCTTGCTCGGTGGTGATTTTAGCTAAAATGATATTAGCGCCGATTATATTTTTATTAATCGCAAAAATCTTTGGTATAGAGCTTAGCAAAGAGTGGGTAATAGGGTTAATAGAAGTCGCTACTCCGCCAATGGTATTAGCAAGTGCTATGATATTAAAGGCAAATTTAGACTCAAATCTAGCCATATCAAGCGTAGCCATAGGTATGATAACTATATTTATCACAATGCCAATTTTATATTTTATAGCTACTTAA
- a CDS encoding TlyA family RNA methyltransferase: MRADLAVANSLNISRNQAAQLIYDGSVLVNSKPINKPSQEISVDDVIEAQTQIYVSRAALKLAGFLDEIKLDLSGKIALDIGSSTGGFVQILLEKGIGQITALDVGTMQLSPNLRDDSRVIVQENTDIREFVSVDKFDIITADVSFISLLHIITHIDRLALSDIILLFKPQFEVGKSAKRTKNGVVKDEKAIDKAMVKFQSECLALGWKLIKKSESKIKGKEGNIELFYYFKK, from the coding sequence ATGAGGGCTGATTTGGCTGTGGCAAATAGCTTAAATATCAGTAGAAATCAAGCAGCACAACTCATATATGATGGCTCTGTGCTTGTAAATTCAAAACCTATAAATAAGCCTAGTCAAGAGATTAGTGTAGATGATGTTATAGAGGCTCAAACTCAAATTTATGTTAGTAGAGCGGCGTTGAAATTGGCTGGATTTTTAGATGAAATTAAGCTAGATTTAAGCGGTAAAATCGCTTTGGATATTGGCTCTAGTACTGGTGGATTTGTCCAAATTTTGCTAGAAAAAGGGATAGGGCAGATCACAGCTCTTGATGTAGGCACTATGCAATTAAGTCCAAATTTAAGAGATGATAGCAGGGTAATAGTCCAAGAAAATACCGATATTAGGGAGTTTGTAAGCGTGGATAAATTTGATATTATTACTGCTGATGTGAGCTTTATCTCATTATTACATATCATTACGCATATTGATAGGTTGGCACTTAGCGATATAATACTATTATTTAAGCCGCAATTTGAGGTTGGTAAGAGTGCTAAACGAACCAAAAATGGTGTTGTAAAAGATGAAAAGGCTATAGATAAAGCTATGGTTAAATTTCAGAGTGAGTGCTTAGCTTTGGGCTGGAAATTAATCAAAAAAAGCGAGTCAAAAATCAAAGGCAAGGAAGGGAATATTGAGCTATTCTACTATTTTAAAAAGTAG
- the ligA gene encoding NAD-dependent DNA ligase LigA → MNQKEYLEAVDTLNIWAKAYYTDDIPIASDDEYDALYHKVVKFEKENPSLKVLFSPTNRIGGEILDQFEKLAHKARMWSMEDIFSDDELLAWIERGDKGSQRFFVEPKFDGASLNLTYENGILKSAATRGDGEIGEDVTNNAKVISSIPLKIPYDGFIEIRGEVVIAKKDFEEINAKRIQDGLNLLANPRNAAAGSLRQLDPSITKSRRLKFYPWGVGANELKFATHSQMMEFVRSLGFLRDDFIRVCNSVDEVKNAYSKLLLLRDEKPIMMDGMVVRIDSLAKCDELGFTVKFPKFMVAYKFPATQKSAKLLDIALQVGRTGVVTPVGILDGVEIDGAFVRNVTLHNFDEIERLGLMKGDMVCVIRSGDVIPKITDVYKSRRDGTQSNIERPTNCPKCGSELLDEGVFIKCQNLSCKARVVSSIIYFASKKCMNIDGLGDAIIELLYENGKISSIIDIYRLDRGSFNGLEGFKDKKIDNILNAINISKTPPLHRFITSLGIEHIGEVAAKKIASTYPNNWLNLNQDELLSLDGFGEAMALSYLEFMRVNYDKIIELMEFVKPKIEDIKFTQNIFSGKTIVITGTLSRPRDEIKKELESFGAKVSSSVSSKSDYLLSGESSGSKYDKAISLGVKIIDEKEYERLINEG, encoded by the coding sequence ATGAATCAAAAAGAGTATTTAGAAGCGGTTGATACGCTAAATATATGGGCAAAGGCTTATTATACCGATGATATACCAATAGCAAGCGATGATGAGTATGATGCTTTATATCATAAGGTTGTTAAATTTGAGAAAGAAAATCCAAGCTTAAAGGTGCTGTTTTCGCCTACTAATCGCATAGGTGGCGAGATTTTAGATCAGTTTGAGAAGTTAGCTCATAAGGCTAGAATGTGGTCTATGGAGGATATTTTTAGCGATGATGAGCTTTTAGCGTGGATTGAGCGTGGAGATAAGGGGTCGCAAAGATTTTTTGTAGAGCCTAAATTTGATGGTGCGAGTTTGAATTTAACATATGAAAATGGAATTTTAAAAAGTGCTGCCACAAGGGGAGATGGAGAGATTGGCGAGGATGTTACCAATAATGCTAAGGTGATTAGCTCTATTCCTTTAAAGATTCCTTATGATGGATTTATCGAGATTAGGGGCGAAGTGGTTATCGCTAAAAAGGATTTTGAAGAGATTAATGCTAAGAGAATTCAAGATGGGCTTAATTTACTAGCCAATCCTAGAAACGCAGCTGCTGGTAGCTTAAGACAGCTTGATCCAAGTATAACTAAATCTAGAAGGCTTAAATTCTATCCGTGGGGAGTGGGGGCAAATGAGCTTAAATTTGCCACACATAGCCAAATGATGGAGTTTGTAAGATCTCTTGGATTTTTAAGAGATGATTTTATTAGGGTTTGTAATAGCGTAGATGAGGTTAAAAATGCCTACTCTAAACTCTTATTGCTAAGAGATGAGAAGCCTATAATGATGGATGGTATGGTAGTTCGCATTGATAGCCTTGCTAAGTGCGATGAGCTAGGATTTACGGTTAAATTTCCTAAATTTATGGTAGCTTATAAATTCCCAGCTACGCAAAAGAGCGCTAAATTACTAGATATAGCTTTACAAGTAGGTAGAACTGGCGTGGTTACTCCTGTTGGTATTCTTGATGGGGTGGAGATTGATGGGGCTTTTGTAAGAAATGTAACCTTACATAACTTCGATGAGATAGAGCGTCTAGGGCTTATGAAGGGTGATATGGTCTGCGTAATTAGAAGTGGAGATGTGATACCTAAGATTACAGATGTGTATAAAAGCAGAAGAGATGGCACCCAATCTAATATAGAGCGTCCGACTAACTGCCCTAAGTGTGGTAGTGAGCTTTTAGATGAAGGGGTATTTATAAAGTGTCAAAATTTGAGTTGTAAGGCTAGGGTGGTAAGCTCGATTATATATTTTGCTTCTAAAAAGTGTATGAATATCGATGGTCTTGGCGATGCTATTATAGAGCTTTTATATGAAAATGGCAAAATATCAAGTATAATTGATATTTATAGATTAGATAGGGGTAGCTTTAATGGTTTAGAGGGCTTTAAGGATAAAAAGATAGATAATATCCTAAATGCCATAAATATAAGCAAAACCCCACCACTTCATAGATTTATCACATCTTTAGGGATTGAGCATATTGGCGAAGTAGCAGCAAAAAAGATAGCCTCAACCTATCCAAATAATTGGCTAAATTTAAATCAAGATGAGCTTTTAAGCCTTGATGGATTTGGCGAGGCGATGGCACTTAGCTATTTGGAGTTTATGCGTGTTAATTATGATAAAATTATTGAGCTTATGGAGTTTGTAAAGCCTAAAATTGAAGATATTAAATTTACTCAAAATATATTTAGTGGTAAAACTATAGTTATAACTGGCACCCTTTCTCGTCCTAGAGATGAGATAAAAAAAGAGCTAGAGAGCTTTGGGGCTAAGGTTAGTAGCTCTGTATCATCTAAGAGTGATTATCTACTAAGTGGGGAATCAAGCGGAAGTAAATATGATAAAGCCATATCTTTAGGGGTTAAAATCATCGATGAAAAAGAGTATGAAAGATTGATAAATGAGGGCTGA
- the cmoA gene encoding carboxy-S-adenosyl-L-methionine synthase CmoA codes for MRDEVFKTAINKQFEFDESVASVFDDMVFRSVPFYKQTQELIISFLSKRLEQGSRVIDLGCSTATTLLELYRVRGDLELLGVDNSPAMLERAKNRASGYGAKIELINADILEYDYNRADAVMLNYTLQFIRPIKRDEFVKKIFASLDRDGIFIFSEKLVYDDKKLALDMINIYEEYKESQGYSKFEIAQKRQALENILIPYSENENRELCINSGFKSVETIFKWANFATFVAFK; via the coding sequence ATGAGAGATGAGGTCTTTAAAACCGCTATAAATAAGCAATTTGAATTTGATGAGAGTGTGGCAAGTGTATTTGATGATATGGTGTTTAGATCTGTGCCATTTTATAAGCAAACCCAGGAGCTTATAATCTCATTTTTATCTAAAAGATTAGAGCAAGGCTCTAGGGTTATTGACCTTGGATGTTCTACTGCTACTACTTTATTGGAGCTTTATAGGGTTAGGGGGGATTTGGAGCTTTTGGGCGTTGATAATAGTCCTGCTATGCTAGAGCGTGCTAAGAATAGGGCTAGTGGCTATGGAGCGAAAATTGAGCTGATTAATGCTGATATTTTGGAGTATGATTATAATAGGGCAGATGCGGTGATGCTTAATTACACTTTGCAGTTTATTAGGCCTATTAAAAGAGATGAATTTGTAAAGAAAATTTTTGCTAGTTTAGATAGAGATGGGATATTTATATTTAGTGAAAAGCTAGTATATGATGATAAGAAGTTGGCTCTAGATATGATAAATATCTATGAAGAGTATAAAGAGTCGCAAGGATATTCTAAATTTGAAATAGCACAAAAGCGTCAAGCCTTAGAGAATATCTTGATACCATATAGCGAAAATGAGAATAGAGAATTATGCATAAATAGCGGTTTTAAAAGTGTAGAAACCATATTTAAATGGGCTAATTTCGCTACCTTTGTAGCATTTAAGTGA